The DNA segment TTTAGGCAATAACGTTAATATTTCGAGGGTTGAAGATTAAATAATcgtaacacaaaaattaaaaatattagtggTATTGCCTTTGTCATCCTAGATGTCTAACattcaatgttaatatttaaaaacatagcAATTCagacatttgaaattaatttcttagattaattttattgtacaaatagGAGAACACCGTTATTCATACTTAAGGCCTGGAGTTTCCAGGCTTTTTtctataaagttaaaatttgagttacgacgatttgtaacttttgagTAATGACAATAACTCGATATGAAATTGAAAGTAAGAGATGATGAATTGTGATATTAATACAGTTAAACCCGTAGGAATTCATTTGAACTCCTCATGATCTTAGAACTGAATTCCTTGTTGTAGACAGCAATGATGAACTCAACACACACCTCCTGCCAGTTTATAGTATTCTCCTTGAAATCCATTATTAGCATATGCCCCATAATATTCTAGAGCACCTATAACAGAGTCCATATCCATCCGAGCCTCCCAAATGGGCTTCCCGTTGTCCAGGACATCCATGATCTACAACAGAAAAATGAATGAGTATGGAAAGAATGAGATGGACTTGAGAAGAACCCTCCACTCACGGCCACTTCCTCCGTCTTCGCTTTCAAAATCGTGGCAGTCCTCCTTAAAATCATGCCTCTTTCAGCAGAAGGAACGGACTTCCATCTCCTAAAGGCGTCTTTCCCTACTCTGACGGCTTCATCCACATCCTTGGCTTCAGCAATCCCGACTTTGCAAAGAGTTTGACCACTTCGAGGTTCCTTGTTCTCAAAAAACTTGGATCCACAACCTTCAAAACGTTTTCCATTAATCCAGTGGAATGGCCCCAATGAAGCTGCACGTCTAATCCCCTGCATCACTTCTTCTGACATGGAGCTGGATGTTGTTGATATCAACTTCAAAGCAAAGCCGGTTAAAAGTGTTAGCGTACGTCCAGATGTTCATCCTTGACAGCTCATCTAGCACTctagagggagagagagagagaaacaagAGAGGGAGAGGAAGAGAAACTGGTTTTGAGAAGGCGTTGATTTCTTTCCTTCATTTCTATTGGAGGGTAAGCGTTCAGCGAGGTAGTGAAGCAAAGAGTCCATTTCATTTACAAATGAAGGAATTCAAATTGGAGATTAAATTGATGTATAGGGGTTCTGCCATATTTTGGATATCAAAACCCAAGAATCTGCTCTTAACAGATGAATAAGAacaatatgacgtcatattttattttaatatgacgtcAAAAATATCATCTACTCTCATTGggtaataaaagttttttcccTCTTGTTGGGAGAAAAAAAGGCCCCCCCCCCACCTAGGGAGAACCCTTTGATACCGTCAGTTACTGTGATATCCAGCCCACGGGTTTTGTAGCTATGAAGATGAagtatatgataatatttaaaatcttaaataatCAGAAGTAcaaatagtagacattaacaCAGTCCACTATGTTTATTAAAACCGTAGCAATACATTTGAATAACTAAAACCgtcatatataaatgtacaaatgAATAGAATGgtgctcgtttttttttttgtttttttacattttattgtcAACAAATCTAGGAAGGAAGTCTCATTTTGCAAGGAAAACCCCATGTCACTCATGGAGTCTCTTAATatgaaagttgttttttgactattattacataaatgtatattgagGTAGAGAATGATGGATATGGACTGTGAGTAGAAGTAACATAGGGTGAAGAAGTCTGGCGGATTTGGCATATAGGGAAAGAGGTAactaatatctatatattcttGCGTTATTCGAACTGAACTGGAGTGTGTGTGGATGTGTGGAAACGATAGTAGAGCTGGCGCGAGGAAGGACTCAGTTTCAGTGTGCTACTAGAAGTGGATGGGGAAGGGGATAGTTTCTCTAGCACTcggacttcttttttttacttttttttattttgattttgcaGAGGATTTGAAGGACTTTTGTGAGTTTTGAGTTGTGTGACAAGTGAGGCTGCTTCTTTTCCTGCTATGGTGTTGTGTGTGTGCAATGCGTGAGTTTAAGGTGGTGGTTTTGGGGAGTGGTGGGGTTGGGAAGTCGGCGCTGACTGTTCAGTTTGTTACGGGTCATTTCATGGAGAAATACGATCCCACGATTGAGGATTTCTATCGGAAGGAGATCGAAGTGGACAGCACTCCCTGCGTCCTGGAAATCCTCGATACTGCGGGCACAGAACAGTTTGCCTCCATGAGAGATCTTTACATAAAGAACGGACAGGGATTCGTGGTCACGTACTCCCTCACCAACCATCAAACCTTTCAGGACATAAAAGTAAGTCAGAGCCCCTCGGAATCGCCTCTCTCTCActccctctctctctccctctttGCAGACCATGAAGGATCAAATCACTCGTGTCAAAGGAACGGAACGTGTTCCAATCCTCCTCGTGGGCAATAAAGTGGATCTCGAGTCCCAGCGCGAGGTTCCCACAGTTGAAGGAATGGCACTGGCACAGATATGGGGCTGCTCCTTCGTTGAAAGCTCTGCAAAGAATCGCATGAACGTCAATGAGGTCTTTGCAGAAATTGTTCGGGAAATGAATCTAAAAAGTAATGCCAAGGATCGAGAAATCGTCTGTACCTGCTGTCTCATCTCTTAGCCCATCATCTTGAGCAGTGTCGCCACCGCCGTCGCCGCCAATAGATAGATATAGCAACGTCAACCCACCACGACTACGAATAAAGACCTTTTATTAATTGGATTCTTATTCAATCGTAatatttccttccttccttcttcttcttcttctcctctgTTGTGTTACAGGTCAGttttactctttattttattatctaaatacTTACCTATGTACGTATATGTATTAGTATTTAGTTGCGGAGCACCTTTGATCAATAACAGATGAAGGCTCTGAAAAAGAGCTCATCGAGTTATTGAGAATCATCACCCACTTGTTGTTGTttctttattctaaatatatgtactcgtGAGTCAGAGGCATCAAATTTCCCCTCCCCCATggaaatactataaaaataatttccttataTATACTATATCATGTCCTTTGCAAGAGATATGAAGTTAGGATGATCATGATATGATAATAAGCATGCATACTATTTATTAACTTGAGCAGCAATTCAATCCAAGTTTGATGTCTCCTGAACAACTGTACATAGTATGACATCATGATTCATATCTCTCTGATTAACTTGAGTATGCAAGTCTATGAATGAGTGTTATCTTCTTTTGTTGTCGTTGTCGATGATTCTTTAGTCTTTACATGTTCCATGTCTGCATATTTAACTTTGGTTCTATGAGAGAGACTCTCGACACGACACGAATTTATCGTatcttgtacataatatgtattatatattttggaaaaaaaacaaaacaaaacgaaaaacaACTTCCACTCCTTTTGCGGATACTACATTCAAAGTATAAATAAgggaaattttacttttgtttatCAAGCTCATGAATTTGATCATTGTTTGATGTGTAAGATAATTCACATATCAAGTATTGTGTAGTTAACAAGGCCAAGTCAAATTAGTCATtcattatattgttaaaaattcttaaaatatagtgTTGTGTTAGGACTGAAACCtgcagttcagtctcggtcggGTCCAACTCAGacctaaaacttttaaatttggtCCTTGAcgaaatcactcaaccttatttatgttttttaaatcagtttacGTTAttgagatataaatatatagaggtgacatgatatgcaaaaaaaaattccatagcaTTCAGTTGTTAACTTTGGTATGCTGCCGTAACAGCCCTTAATTTAATTAGCTGTTTTTTCCCCCTtcctatttttaacataatatctaCTAATAGGCCAAATGTAACTCCTGTAATATTCAAAAGGTGAGAATATTTATTCTCTTGTCTGCCTAATTAAGCTAAGCGGCCAAGTAAAAACCCTTGTTCCCTCGATATATTACTTTATCTATGCTTCAAGTACTGgcagtccgaaggaccggtcCTACGACGGGACTGACACAAAGCTAATAATTCATAGAAAAAAGGATTAAGGGGAAAAAGTGTgattcataaactttttttttgaaggttCGGTTCATATGAACTGATGTCTTTCTCATGGTACATTATTGAGCAGAACTGGTTAAAAATCTTTGCTCACTACTAGCTACTGAACGTTCGAATAACATATTCGCTAATTGTgtttaaaatctaattaataatAGCTACTTCACGCGTTCTTAATACTTTAAAAGTACTTAGTATTGTAgcatatatttatctattattaaaagtgcattttccaataaatggatggataatatacata comes from the Lepeophtheirus salmonis chromosome 4, UVic_Lsal_1.4, whole genome shotgun sequence genome and includes:
- the Rap2l gene encoding ras-related protein Rap-2c — its product is MREFKVVVLGSGGVGKSALTVQFVTGHFMEKYDPTIEDFYRKEIEVDSTPCVLEILDTAGTEQFASMRDLYIKNGQGFVVTYSLTNHQTFQDIKTMKDQITRVKGTERVPILLVGNKVDLESQREVPTVEGMALAQIWGCSFVESSAKNRMNVNEVFAEIVREMNLKSNAKDREIVCTCCLIS